One Accipiter gentilis chromosome 11, bAccGen1.1, whole genome shotgun sequence DNA window includes the following coding sequences:
- the CD36 gene encoding platelet glycoprotein 4 has protein sequence MVCNRNCGLLTGAVIGAVLAIFGGVLIPVGDHLIGKAIKKEAVIANGTIAFENWRVPGSSVYRQFWVFHVQNPSEVLDQGARPKLEQRGPYTYRVRYLPKENITENSDGTISYMLPNVARFEPDMSVGTENDTITCLNLAVVAAPALYTNTFIQLLLNTWIKASKSSMLQNRTVKELLWGYKDPFLSKVPFPLDPVLGVFYPYNGTFDGLYKVYTGKEDIKKTAIIESYKNKSNLAYWEGHCDLVNGTDGASFPPFVKKDQILRFFSSDICRSIYGVFQSKQDVKGISLYRFAVPREAFASPAEVRDNYCFCRDEVISKNCTIAGVLDISACKAGRPVFISLPHFLHASDSVLHDVEGLSPNEKEHETFLDVEPITGFTLQFAKRLQVNLLVKPAPKIEALSKVQKPYIFPLLWLNESAVIGDAKAEMFRNKVTGRVQMLSVLQMVLIITGSVLFLSFMGSYFICRSKKLK, from the exons GAAGCTGTCATTGCAAATGGTAccattgcttttgaaaattggCGTGTGCCAGGAAGTTCAGTTTACAGGCAATTTTGGGTTTTCCATGTGCAAAATCCCTCAGAAGTACTAGATCAAGGAGCACGTCCAAAACTTGAACAAAGAGGACCTTACACATACAG GGTGCGATATTTACCCAAAGAAAATATCACGGAAAACTCTGATGGCACAATATCCTACATGTTGCCTAACGTTGCTCGTTTTGAACCTGATATGTCTGTTGGGACAGAAAATGACACCATCACGTGCCTCAACCTTGCTGTTGTT GCTGCACCTGCCCTGTATACAAATACTTTTATACAACTACTACTGAACACCTGGATTAAAGCTTCTAAGTCATCCATGCTGCAGAACAGAACAGTGAAAGAGTTACTGTGGGGATACAAAGATCCCTTCTTAAGTAAGGTCCCCTTCCCTTTGGACCCAGTTCTGGGAGTCTTCTACCCG TATAATGGGACATTCGACGGACTTTACAAAGTCTATACTGGgaaagaagatattaaaaaaacagccaTAATTGAAAGCTATAAAAACAAAAG caatcttGCATACTGGGAAGGCCACTGCGATTTGGTTAATGGCACAG aTGGGGCATCGTTCCCACCATTTGTTAAGAAGGATCAGATACTGCGCTTCTTCTCCTCTGACATTTGCAG ATCAATCTATGGAGTTTTCCAGAGCAAGCAGGATGTGAAAGGAATCTCACTCTACCGTTTCGCCGTTCCTCGTGAAGCATTTGCATCACCTGCTGAAGTCAGAGATAATTATTGCTTCTGTCGAGATGAAGTCATTTCAAAGAACTGCACAATAGCTGGAGTCCTAGACATTAGCGCCTGCAAAGCAG gAAGACCGGTATTTATCTCTCTTCCGCATTTTCTTCATGCAAGTGATTCTGTATTGCATGATGTTGAAGGCCTGAGCCCAAATGAGAAGGAGCACGAGACGTTTCTAGATGTAGAGCCT aTCACTGGTTTTACACTACAGTTTGCAAAAAGGCTGCAAGTAAACCTCCTTGTGAAGCCTGCACCAAAAATTGA agCTTTATCAAAAGTTCAAAAACcttatatttttcctcttctttggcTAAATGAG TCTGCTGTTATTGGGgatgcaaaagcagaaatgttcAGAAATAAAGTCACTGGTCGGGTCCAGATGCTGAGTGTGCTGCAGATGGTGTTAATCATCACAGGTTCTGTGCTGTTCCTCTCATTCATGGGTTCCTATTTCATCTGCAGAtccaagaaattaaaataa